A window from Carassius carassius chromosome 40, fCarCar2.1, whole genome shotgun sequence encodes these proteins:
- the LOC132122604 gene encoding peptide Y-like, producing the protein MASALRSWTVPLALVLCVIVCLSSLAEAYPPKPEPPAGDVGPEEMANYHTALRHYINLITRQRYGKRSTAEEAVAELLFGENEQDVRPRVKDLLW; encoded by the exons ATGGCGAGTGCACTGAGATCTTGGACTGTGCCGCTGGCTCTTGTGCTGTGTGTCATCGTGTGTCTCAGCAGCCTGGCTGAAGCTTACCCGCCCAAACCAGAACCTCCAGCGGGAGATGTGGGTCCAGAGGAGATGGCCAACTACCACACGGCTCTAAGACACTACATCAACCTCATCACACGACAGAG ATATGGGAAGCGATCCACCGCTGAGGAAGCCGTGGCTGAACTGTTGTTCGGTGAAAATGAACAGGACGTCAGGCCCCG TGTAAAAGACTTGTTATGGTGA